A region of Carassius gibelio isolate Cgi1373 ecotype wild population from Czech Republic chromosome B11, carGib1.2-hapl.c, whole genome shotgun sequence DNA encodes the following proteins:
- the LOC127968547 gene encoding ADP-ribosylation factor-like protein 8B, producing the protein MLALIHRLLDWFRSLFWKEEMELTLVGLQYSGKTTFVNVIASGHFNEDMIPTVGFNMRKVTKGNVTIKIWDIGGQPRFRSMWERYCRGVNAIVYMVDSADCEKVEASRNELHNLLDKPQLQGIPVLVLGNKRDLPSALDEKQIIEKMNLSAIQDREICCYSISCKEKDNIDITLQWLIQHSKSRRS; encoded by the exons ATGTTGGCCCTCATCCACCGGCTCCTGGACTGGTTCAGGTCGCTCTTCTGGAAAGAGGAGATGGAGCTAACGCTGGTGGGACTGCAGTACTCTGGAAAAACCACTTTTGTCAACGTGATTGCT TCTGGTCATTTCAATGAAGACATGATCCCTACAGTCGGCTTCAACATGAGGAAAGTCACCAAAGGCAACGTAACAATAAAA ATTTGGGATATAGGTGGGCAGCCACGGTTCAGGAGCATGTGGGAGCGATACTGCCGGGGTGTCAATGCCATCGT GTATATGGTTGACTCTGCTGATTGCGAAAAGGTCGAAGCCTCGAGGAACGAGCTGCACAACTTGTTAGACAAACCACAGCTGCAAGGCATTCCT GTACTTGTCCTTGGCAACAAAAGAGACCTCCCCAGTGCACTAGATGAGAAGCAAATAATCGAAAAGAT GAACCTATCTGCCATTCAAGACAGAGAGATCTGCTGCTACTCCATTTCATGCAAAGAGAAAGACAATATAG ATATCACACTGCAGTGGTTGATCCAGCATTCAAAATCTCGGAGGAGTTGA